The Candidatus Tanganyikabacteria bacterium genome contains the following window.
GACCTCGCACTCCCGATAACGACTCCGGTTGGGACGTGTGGCAAGGGGTAGCAGCATGCGTGTGCAGAGGGATGCCCGGCAGCGGGGCTTTACGCTGGTCGAACTGCTCGTGACGGTGGTGATCCTCGGGATCTTGAGCGCCGTGGCCGTGCCGAACTACGCCAACGCGCAGGACCGGGCCAAGAATGCCGCGGTCCAGGCCAACGTCCACTCGGCGCAGATGGCGCTCGAGCAGTACGGCGTGGATACCGCCGGCATGTACCCCAAGGACGAGACCGTCTTCTACTCCCGGGTCATCCAGGACTCGGCCTACATGAGCGCGGCCGACTTCCCGCGGACGCCCTGGTACACCAATCAGGCCAAGGGCATCACGTGGCCGGCGGCTTCCGAGTCGGTCGAGGTCGGGCAGGCCCTGGGGACGGGCATCACGGCCAACCCGACGCTGGTGCGGCACTACGGCGCCATCGCCTACACGCTCGCCAAGGGCGTGACCGCCAACGAACGCTACGTGCTGGTCGGCATCGGCAAGCGCCAGAACAAGGCCATCGTCTCGGCGACCGCCCGCAACTTCTAGCGCGGCGGATCCGGCGGCCGGCTCCCGGGCCGACCCACCCGTGATCGCGGGTGGCGCCTGGCCACTGGGCATGCGACAATCGACGGACACAACGTTCGTCGAGGAGTAGTCCATGGCTGATCTGGGACGCTTGCTGACCGCGATGGTCACCCCGTTCGACGCGGATCTCGCGCTCGACCTGCCCCGCGCGGCCAGACTGGCCAAGCAGTTGCTCGCCACCGGCACCGAAGGCCTGGTGGTGTGCGGCACGACCGGCGAATCGCCCACGCTGTCGCACGACGAGAAGGTCGCCATGTTCAAGACCGTGATCGAGACGGTCGGCGGCGAGAAAGTCGTGGCAGGCACCGGCTCCAACGACACCCGGGCGACCATCGCGCTCTCGAAAGAGGCGAAGGAACTGGGCGCCGCCGGCTTGCTGCTCATCGCGCCCTACTACAACAAGCCCGACCAGGAGGGCCTGTACCGGCACTTCAAGGCCGTGGCCGACGCGGTGGACCTGCCCATCATCCTCTACAACCACCCGCCGCGCACCGGCGTGAGCCTGGCGCCGGCCACGGTCGCGCGCCTGGCGCGCGAGTGCCGCAACATCGTGGCCCTCAAGGACTCGAGCGCCAGCCTGGACGTCGTGTCCGATTTCATCCACGCGACGCCTGCGACTTTTCGCCTCTACAGCGGCAACGACACGCTCACGTTGCCGATCATGGCGCTGGGCGGACATGGCGCGATCAGCGTGGCGGCGCACGTTGCGGGACCGGAGTTGCGCGACATGATCGCCTTGGCTTCGAAAGGCCATTTCGAGGAGGCACGCAAGATCCATTTCCGGCTCTGGGATCTGATGAACGGGCTGTTCATGACGCCCAGCCCAGCCCCGACCAAGGCGGCACTGGCGTTCTACGGCGGCCCGGTCGGCGGCGTCCGGCTGCCAATCGTGGACATGACCCCCGAGCAGCGAGTCACGCTGGAATCGATCCTCACCCGCACCCTCGGCGAGCCGGCCAAGGGCCGCGAGTTGGCTGACGCACACGCGTAGGTGGAATGACAGAACCTGAGAACATTGGGCGACCCCTGGTAAAGGTCATCCCCCTGGGAGGTCTGGGGGAGATCGGCAAGAACTGCTGGGTCGTCGAGACCGACGACGATCTGATCCTGCTCGATTGCGGCTTCGCCTTCCCGACCGAGGAGATGTACGGCGTCGATCTGGTGCTGCCCGACTTCCAGTACCTGCGCGAACGGGCCGAGAAACTGCGGGCGATCTTCGTGTCGCACGGGCACGAAGACCACATCGGCGGCCTGCCGTTCCTGTACCGCGAGCTGCAACGGCTGGACGTCCCCATCTACGGGACGCCGTTCACGATGGCGCTGGTCGAGAAGAAGCTCAACGAAGTTTCCGCGTTGCGCAACAAGATCCCGCTCGAGATCAAGGGCCCACGCGATGTCGTCGCGTGCGGGAGCATCACGGTCGAGTTCATCCGCGTCTGCCATTCCATCGCCGACGCGGTGGGTTTCGCAATCGACACGCCGGCGGGGATGGTGATCTACTCGGGCGACTTCAAGATGGATCAGACGCCCATGGACGGCCATCGCTTCGACTTCTACCGTTTTGCAGACCTGGGCGAGAAGGGCGTCCTGCTGCTGCTTTCGGACTCGACCAACGCCGAGCGCGAGGGGATGACGCCCTCCGAGCGCATGGTGGGCGAGGGCCTGGATTTCGCGTTCCACCGGGCGCACGGCCGTGTCATCGTGGCGACCTTCTCGAGCAACATCCAGCGCATCCAGCAGATCATCAACGTGGCGGCCGAGCACGGCCGCAAGGTGGCCATCGCGGGCCGCAGCATGCAGATGGTCGCCGAAACCGCCGTGAAACTTGGCTACCTGACCTATCCCGAAGGCGTTGTGCTCAAGATCGACGAGATCAAGGAACTCCCGCACAGCGATGTTTGTATCGTGACAACTGGAAGTCAGGGTGAGCCAATGTCCGGCCTTAACCGGATCGCGCACGGCGACCACAAGCATATCAACGTAGTGGCGGGTGATACAGTTATCATCTCCGCGGTGCCGATCCCGGGTAACGAGAAGCTGGTCAATCGCACCATCAACAAGCTCTTCAGCAAGGGCGCCGACGTCATCTACGAGGGCGAGCGCACAAACGCCCGCGCCAACCGGCATGTCTCCGGCCACGCCAGCAGCGAGGAGCTCAAGCTGATGCTCAGCCTGACGCGCCCGCGGTTCTTCGTGCCGATCCACGGCGAACCGAAGC
Protein-coding sequences here:
- a CDS encoding ribonuclease J; its protein translation is MTEPENIGRPLVKVIPLGGLGEIGKNCWVVETDDDLILLDCGFAFPTEEMYGVDLVLPDFQYLRERAEKLRAIFVSHGHEDHIGGLPFLYRELQRLDVPIYGTPFTMALVEKKLNEVSALRNKIPLEIKGPRDVVACGSITVEFIRVCHSIADAVGFAIDTPAGMVIYSGDFKMDQTPMDGHRFDFYRFADLGEKGVLLLLSDSTNAEREGMTPSERMVGEGLDFAFHRAHGRVIVATFSSNIQRIQQIINVAAEHGRKVAIAGRSMQMVAETAVKLGYLTYPEGVVLKIDEIKELPHSDVCIVTTGSQGEPMSGLNRIAHGDHKHINVVAGDTVIISAVPIPGNEKLVNRTINKLFSKGADVIYEGERTNARANRHVSGHASSEELKLMLSLTRPRFFVPIHGEPKHLVHHAELAVDVCVKPTHVFILENGDVLGLGPETARVVGQVSADPVLVDGNLLRDIGASMLKDRKQLAMDGVVSVAVTIDEDGFLVDGPEVMSQGFVHARELEQFVDDAKERVVEILDACRGAEVADLSQIRAQVKEHLAKFLYEKSKRRPVIMAMIQVARGMGAPEGAPRVEAAQPVSPLD
- the dapA gene encoding 4-hydroxy-tetrahydrodipicolinate synthase codes for the protein MADLGRLLTAMVTPFDADLALDLPRAARLAKQLLATGTEGLVVCGTTGESPTLSHDEKVAMFKTVIETVGGEKVVAGTGSNDTRATIALSKEAKELGAAGLLLIAPYYNKPDQEGLYRHFKAVADAVDLPIILYNHPPRTGVSLAPATVARLARECRNIVALKDSSASLDVVSDFIHATPATFRLYSGNDTLTLPIMALGGHGAISVAAHVAGPELRDMIALASKGHFEEARKIHFRLWDLMNGLFMTPSPAPTKAALAFYGGPVGGVRLPIVDMTPEQRVTLESILTRTLGEPAKGRELADAHA
- a CDS encoding type II secretion system protein, producing MRVQRDARQRGFTLVELLVTVVILGILSAVAVPNYANAQDRAKNAAVQANVHSAQMALEQYGVDTAGMYPKDETVFYSRVIQDSAYMSAADFPRTPWYTNQAKGITWPAASESVEVGQALGTGITANPTLVRHYGAIAYTLAKGVTANERYVLVGIGKRQNKAIVSATARNF